One region of Ananas comosus cultivar F153 linkage group 9, ASM154086v1, whole genome shotgun sequence genomic DNA includes:
- the LOC109714740 gene encoding protein LEO1 homolog has product MGGERDMEEETRNQMMQNLFGEQSEEEEEEEEEEEVDSEHEAAANHSDYQSEEGEGEADIDGEGQAEGEGEAAGDAEGEAEGEGEIEGQGEVEVESEGEVHEIDVDQGESEGERVQSSPEREISDQMVESEAKDVESEEEGYGQRVVTSRRREVVASESEGSEDKHYADQDNEEDADQGTQSRYMGDQKDHKVVRDVFGDSDEDEPAAYGTQNEIDQDSHRSPLEEVGGYEKELGPEDIVPDEDAQFEWEDENLERKPKEKPVGPPLELEVPLHPPPGRPDRMNVIKVSNIVGIEPKPFDRKTFVEEDVFVTDESGAKKRIRLEDNIVRWRTVKNRDGTTSYESNARFVKWKDGSLQLLIGNEVLDISVHEGHHDQSHLFLRHGKGILQSQGRLLRKMRFMPSSLSSKSHRLLTALVDSRHKKVYKVKNCITEIDPEREKEERERVEGQTIRAHELLQRKREKVNRKYAHTVKKKRQLSPGFLEEALDEEDEPEDYYRRAPARNRFEEDLEAEAQAERRIINAKSNMSKNATRKPSLPAARQPRREVERYSESEREESEYESDGEEGDRSPLNAREEELDNEDEYEEDADEEAAEANYASEEDEEPKRKTNETGSGGLKRKEIDSDADSPPRKPPVHRRTVVFDSDED; this is encoded by the exons ATGGGAGGGGAAAGGGACATGGAGGAGGAGACGAGGAACCAGATGATGCAGAACCTCTTCGGAGAGCAAtccgaggaggaggaagaggaggaggaggaagaggaggtcgATTCTGAGCACGAAGCCGCTGCAAACCACTCCGATTACCAATCG GAAGAAGGGGAAGGTGAGGCTGACATTGATGGTGAAGGGCAGGCGGAGGGGGAAGGGGAAGCAGCAGGTGATGCGGAAGGTGAAGCGGAAGGTGAAGGTGAAATTGAGGGGCAAGGCGAAGTTGAAGTGGAAAGTGAAGGTGAAGTACATGAGATTGATGTTGACCAGGGAGAGAGTGAAGGGGAAAGGGTTCAGAGTTCACCAGAAAGGGAAATTAGTGATCAAATGGTGGAGAGTGAAGCCAAAGATGTTGAAAGTGAAGAGGAAGGCTATGGGCAACGGGTAGTAACAAGTAGAAGAAGAGAGGTGGTTGCCTCTGAATCAGAGGGATCTGAAGATAAGCACTATGCCGATCAAGATAACGAGGAAGATGCTGATCAAGGAACACAATCAAG GTACATGGGGGACCAAAAAGACCACAAAGTTGTGCGTGACGTATTTGGGGATAGTGATGAGGATGAGCCTGCAGCATATGGCACTCAAAATGAAATTGACCAAGATTCCCAT AGATCTCCTTTGGAAGAGGTAGGTGGATATGAGAAAGAATTGGGGCCTGAAGATATAGTGCCAGATGAAGATGCGCAGTTTGAATGGGAAGATGAAAATCTTGAACGAAAACCGAAGGAGAAACCAGTTGGTCCCCCCTTGGAGTTGGAGGTTCCATTGCATCCTCCTCCAGGTCGACCTGATAGA ATGAATGTGATCAAAGTATCAAACATTGTGGGAATTGAACCGAAACCATTTGACCGGAAGACGTTTGTAGAAGAGGATGTTTTTGTGACTGATGAATCGGGGGCGAAGAAACGGATACGCCTAGAGGACAACATCGTACGTTGGAGAACTGTCAAGAATCGTGATGGCACAACTTCA TATGAAAGCAATGCGCGCTTTGTAAAATGGAAAGATGGAAGCTTACAATTACTGATCGGTAATGAAGTTCTTGACATATCTGTGCATGAGGGCCATCATGACCAATCCCACCTATTTCTTCGACATGGGAAG GGTATCTTGCAATCTCAAGGCAGGCTTTTAAGGAAGATGAGGTTTATGCCATCGTCTTTATCCTCGAAATCGCACCGGTTATTAACTGCTCTTGTTGATTCACGCCATAAGAAAGTATACAAGGTGAAAAACTGTATTACAGAAATTGATccggagagagaaaaggaagaaaggGAAAGG GTGGAAGGGCAAACAATCAGAGCCCATGAACTTCTTCAGCGGAAAAGGGAGAAAGTCAACCGGAAATATGCACACACTGTCAAGAAAAAACGACAACTATCACCAGGGTTTCTTGAGGAGGCACTGGATGAG GAAGATGAACCTGAAGATTACTACCGTCGAGCTCCAGCTCGTAATCGTTttgaggaggatttggaggctgaAGCGCAGGCTGAGAGACGCATAATTAATGCTAAG TCCAATATGAGCAAAAATGCTACTCGCAAGCCATCTTTGCCTGCCGCTCGTCAACCAAGGCGTGAGGTTGAGCGATATTCAGAGAGCGAGAGGGAAGAATCTGAGTATGAAAGTGATGGCGAGGAGGGTGACAGGTCTCCACTCAATGCAAGGGAAGAAGAGTTAGATAATGAAGATGAGTATGAGGAAGATGCTGATGAAGAAGCAGCCGAAGCAAATTATGCATCTGAAGAAGATGAG GAGCCCAAAAGGAAGACCAATGAAACAGGAAGTGGAGGTCTAAAGCGCAAGGAGATTGACTCAGATGCAGACTCTCCACCGAGAAAGCCACCCGTACATCGTAGAACTGTCGTCTTTGATAGCGACGAAGACTGA
- the LOC109715833 gene encoding transmembrane protein adipocyte-associated 1 homolog, with translation MRQLEQLTGIPLSMSPDATVPAFGGGGEGGGSALSWWFVECHGIWHNLALILLSALFVAYLSSQARKSYAKLTYGRSYIMIAYYALLWAVSLLNLLWCVLQAWQCTPSKEFSWNMLSLFSKSGMLFLEISIMAFLLQGNHAGGLEALTRTFVVSGVIVAADILLKAIYVFGFGVPLFLDANESANRVKWGLWIVHKLLLTAVYGFILFMHHSKWRERLPAKPAFYKYICVMFVLNAVSLFACILVGNGAGFGSWLYNLTTVCYHALYLPFLYVTFLADFFQEEDFRLENVYYSEMKDAGFFDADWDY, from the exons atgagGCAGTTGGAGCAGCTCACCGGGATCCCGCTCTCGATGTCGCCGGACGCAACAGTTCCGGCCTtcggaggcggcggagaaggCGGCGGCTCCGCCCTCTCGTGGTGGTTCGTCGAGTGCCATGGGATCTGGCACAACCTCGCCCTGATCCTGCTCTCGGCGCTCTTCGTCGCCTACCTCTCTTCCCAGGCGCGGAAGAGCTACGCCAAGCTCACCTATGGCCGATCATACATCATGATCGCGTACTACGCCCTACTCTGGGCCGTTAGCCTTCTCAATCTCCTATGGTGCGTCCTCCAG GCGTGGCAATGTACACCTAGCAAGGAGTTCTCTTGGAATATGCTGTCGTTGTTTTCAAAATCGGGGATGTTGTTTCTGGAAATTAGCATCATGGCCTTTCTACTTCAAGGAAATCATGCTGGTGGTTTGGAAGCTTTAACGCGAACATTTGTTGTCTCTGGAGTTATAGTTGCAGCAGATATATTACTCAAG GCTATATATGTATTTGGCTTTGGTGTTCCATTGTTCCTCGATGCCAATGAATCAGCAAATCGTGTGAAATGGGGTTTGTGGATTGTCCATAAGCTGTTGCTCACTGCAGTCTATGGCTTCATTTTGTTCATGCACCACTCCAAATGGAGAGAGAGACTACCAG CAAAACCAGCATTCTACAAGTACATCTGCGTGATGTTCGTATTAAATGCCGTATCGCTATTCGCCTGCATTCTTGTTGGAAATGGAGCTGGGTTTGGCTCCTG GTTGTATAATCTCACAACAGTATGCTACCACGCACTTTATCTTCCATTCTTGTATGTGACATTCCTAGCTGACTTTTTCCAG GAGGAGGATTTTCGGTTGGAGAATGTATATTACTCTGAGATGAAAGATGCTGGTTTTTTTGATGCTGATTGGGACTACTAA
- the LOC109714968 gene encoding PLASMODESMATA CALLOSE-BINDING PROTEIN 3-like — MEALACLVLLILTMFKASDGAWCVCRSDVSDSALQKTLDYACGAGADCNPTLQNGPCYQPNTVRAHCSYAVNSYYQRKGQAQGACVFAGTATLASTDPSAGGCTYPASPSAAGTSPPSTGTGTGTGTGTGTGTGTGTGTGTTSPSPPGSTTPSTFAPPGTVLGGGLGPSGNSISTDSSATFPQPLVLLQLLFSAIIYVFPLMRG, encoded by the exons ATGGAAGCTCTGGCTTGTTTGGTGCTGCTCATCTTGACCATGTTCAAGGCATCAG ATGGTGCTTGGTGCGTATGTAGGTCTGATGTGAGTGACAGTGCTCTCCAGAAGACGCTGGACTACGCCTGTGGGGCTGGGGCAGACTGCAACCCAACACTCCAGAACGGGCCTTGCTATCAGCCCAACACAGTGAGAGCCCACTGCTCTTACGCTGTAAACAGCTATTACCAGAGGAAGGGCCAAGCTCAAGGGGCTTGTGTCTTTGCTGGAACTGCTACTCTCGCTTCTACTGACCCAA GTGCTGGTGGTTGCACATACCCTGCCAGTCCcag TGCTGCTGGAACAAGCCCACCCAGCACAGGAACAGGCACAGGGACAGGGACAGGAACAGGAACAGGAACAGGAACAGGCACAGGCACAGGCACTACAAGCCCAAGCCCCCCAGGTTCAACCACACCAAGCACTTTTGCCCCTCCAGGAACAGTGTTGGGGGGGGGCCTTGGCCCCTCTGGCAACAGCATTTCTACTGATAGCAGTGCAACATTCCCACAGCCCCTTGTGCTTCTTCAGCTCCTCTTCTCAGCTATTATTTATGTTTTTCCACTAATGAGGGGTTGA